The following are encoded together in the Xanthomonas vesicatoria ATCC 35937 genome:
- the lepB gene encoding signal peptidase I, whose translation MKWFEIILVVLTLGTGFIWLLDKLFLAKRRAARAGLLDSEPAIIDYSRAFFPVLAVVLILRSFVAEPYKIPSSSMMPNLLIGDFILVNKFAYGFRLPITNTKFIPTGEPKRGDVVVFKPPHAPDQNWIKRVVGLPGDKIGFHGDTLYINDTPMRYTVKGEYIGKGKGAEMTGTTLLVEDLPGRTHTVLEWVDRNMPAGQGDWTVPADSYFVMGDNRDNSEDSRFWTQTHFLPEANLRGKAFLIWLNCEGWFCKGSFDPSRIGTGIQ comes from the coding sequence ATGAAATGGTTTGAAATCATCCTGGTTGTGCTGACGCTGGGAACCGGCTTCATCTGGCTGCTGGACAAGCTGTTTTTGGCCAAGCGCCGTGCCGCACGTGCCGGGCTGCTGGACAGCGAGCCGGCAATCATCGATTACTCGCGCGCGTTCTTCCCGGTGCTGGCGGTGGTGCTGATCCTGCGCAGCTTCGTGGCCGAGCCGTACAAGATTCCGTCCAGTTCGATGATGCCCAACTTGCTGATCGGCGATTTCATCCTGGTCAACAAGTTCGCCTACGGTTTCCGTCTGCCGATCACCAATACCAAGTTCATCCCGACCGGCGAGCCCAAGCGCGGCGACGTGGTGGTGTTCAAGCCGCCGCATGCGCCTGACCAGAACTGGATCAAGCGCGTGGTCGGCCTGCCGGGCGACAAGATCGGCTTTCATGGCGATACGCTTTATATCAACGACACGCCGATGCGTTACACGGTCAAGGGCGAGTACATCGGCAAGGGCAAGGGCGCCGAGATGACCGGCACCACGTTGCTGGTCGAGGACCTGCCGGGCCGCACGCATACCGTGCTGGAGTGGGTGGACCGCAACATGCCGGCCGGCCAGGGCGACTGGACGGTGCCGGCAGACAGCTATTTCGTGATGGGGGACAATCGCGACAATAGCGAAGACAGCCGGTTCTGGACCCAGACGCATTTTCTGCCGGAAGCCAATCTGCGCGGCAAGGCGTTCTTGATCTGGCTCAATTGCGAAGGGTGGTTCTGCAAGGGGAGTTTCGATCCATCGCGGATCGGGACGGGAATCCAGTAA
- a CDS encoding DUF4845 domain-containing protein, protein MHARRAGESTMKRKQSGMTLTSFVVVLAVVGFGLYIGMKLFPMYQEYYSVRTAMKGLANEPGSANMDPSKLQDLFFRRLYINYSENVKKEDVKFERVDGGWRMKVNYEVRRELIGNLDIVGKFDTFEDMKGRSVE, encoded by the coding sequence ATGCACGCACGGCGTGCCGGGGAAAGCACAATGAAGCGCAAGCAAAGCGGTATGACGTTGACGTCGTTCGTGGTGGTGCTGGCGGTGGTCGGATTCGGCCTGTACATCGGGATGAAGCTGTTTCCGATGTATCAGGAGTATTACTCCGTCCGTACTGCAATGAAGGGCCTGGCCAATGAGCCGGGGAGTGCCAACATGGATCCGTCCAAGTTGCAGGACCTGTTCTTTCGTCGCCTGTACATCAATTACTCGGAAAACGTCAAAAAAGAAGACGTCAAGTTTGAGCGTGTCGATGGAGGCTGGCGGATGAAGGTCAACTACGAAGTGCGTCGCGAGCTGATCGGCAATCTGGATATCGTGGGCAAGTTCGACACCTTCGAGGACATGAAAGGGCGCAGTGTCGAATAG
- the era gene encoding GTPase Era, whose product MSETTPHRSGSVAVIGRPNVGKSTLTNALVGAKVSIVSNRPQTTRHRLLGIATFPEGQLALVDTPGLHREQKRAMNRVMNRAARGSLEGVDAAVLVIEAGRWDEEDTLAFRVLSDAEVPVVLVVNKVDRLKDKTALFPFLAQVSEGRTFAAVHPVSALKRKGLEALVSDLLKLVPEAEAMYGEDEITDRSQRFLAGELVREQLMRQLGEELPYATTVEIERFAEDGALLRIGAVIWVEREGQKAIVIGKGGTRLKEIGGKARLQMERLFGAKVFLETWVRVREGWSDDEGALKAFGYGD is encoded by the coding sequence GTGAGCGAAACCACTCCCCACCGTAGCGGCAGCGTTGCCGTCATCGGCCGGCCGAATGTCGGCAAATCCACCCTGACCAATGCCCTGGTCGGCGCCAAGGTCAGCATCGTGTCCAATCGGCCGCAAACCACGCGGCATCGGTTGCTGGGCATTGCCACCTTCCCGGAAGGGCAGCTGGCGCTGGTCGACACGCCCGGGTTGCACCGCGAGCAGAAGCGCGCGATGAACCGGGTGATGAATCGCGCTGCGCGCGGCTCGCTCGAAGGCGTGGACGCGGCGGTGCTGGTGATCGAGGCCGGCCGCTGGGACGAGGAAGACACGCTGGCATTCCGTGTGCTCAGCGACGCCGAGGTGCCGGTGGTGCTGGTGGTCAACAAGGTCGACCGGCTCAAGGACAAGACCGCGTTGTTTCCGTTTCTGGCGCAGGTCAGTGAGGGGCGTACCTTCGCCGCCGTACATCCGGTGTCCGCGCTCAAGCGCAAGGGACTGGAAGCGTTGGTGAGCGATCTGCTCAAGCTGGTGCCAGAAGCCGAGGCGATGTACGGCGAGGACGAAATCACCGACCGTAGCCAGCGCTTTCTGGCCGGCGAGCTGGTGCGCGAGCAGCTGATGCGTCAGCTGGGCGAAGAATTGCCGTATGCCACCACCGTGGAAATCGAGCGTTTTGCCGAAGATGGCGCGCTGCTGCGGATCGGTGCGGTGATCTGGGTCGAGCGCGAGGGTCAGAAGGCGATCGTGATCGGCAAGGGCGGCACCCGTCTGAAGGAAATCGGCGGCAAGGCACGTCTGCAGATGGAGCGACTGTTCGGTGCCAAGGTCTTCCTCGAAACTTGGGTCCGCGTACGCGAAGGCTGGTCGGACGATGAGGGCGCGCTCAAGGCATTTGGGTACGGCGACTGA
- the rnc gene encoding ribonuclease III encodes MSNRTFQRSDPIGHAFADPGLLARALRHRSAGTPHNERLEFLGDGIVNLLIAEALYQRWPKADEGALTRARAELVREGALAVIGRTLNLGERLTLGPGELKSGGHRRDSILADAVEAIVAAIYLDCGFERCRAVVLPWFEPSLAALPVGKAEKDPKTRLQEWLQARQLPLPNYALISESGDEHAKQFHVACILEQPIARAEGQGTSRRLAEQQAAATVIAQLDVNT; translated from the coding sequence GTGTCGAATAGAACCTTCCAACGTAGCGATCCGATCGGGCATGCCTTTGCCGATCCGGGTCTGCTCGCCCGGGCGCTGCGGCATCGTAGTGCCGGGACGCCACATAACGAGCGACTGGAATTTCTCGGCGACGGCATCGTCAACCTGCTGATCGCCGAGGCGCTGTATCAGCGCTGGCCCAAGGCCGACGAAGGGGCACTGACGCGCGCGCGCGCCGAGCTGGTGCGCGAAGGTGCATTGGCGGTGATCGGGCGTACGCTCAATCTGGGCGAGCGGCTGACGCTGGGCCCGGGCGAACTCAAGTCAGGCGGCCATCGGCGCGACTCGATCCTGGCCGATGCGGTCGAGGCGATCGTCGCGGCGATCTATCTCGACTGCGGGTTCGAACGCTGCCGCGCGGTGGTGCTGCCGTGGTTCGAACCGTCGCTGGCGGCATTGCCGGTCGGCAAGGCCGAAAAAGATCCCAAGACCCGGCTGCAGGAATGGCTGCAGGCACGGCAGCTGCCGCTGCCCAATTACGCTCTGATCAGCGAGAGCGGCGACGAACATGCCAAGCAGTTCCACGTCGCCTGCATCCTGGAGCAGCCTATCGCCCGCGCCGAGGGCCAGGGCACGTCGCGCCGCCTTGCTGAGCAACAGGCGGCGGCTACCGTCATCGCACAACTGGATGTAAACACGTGA
- the lepA gene encoding translation elongation factor 4, protein MRNIRNFSIIAHVDHGKSTLADRIIQLCGGLQAREMEAQVLDSNPIERERGITIKAQSVSLPYTAKDGQVYHLNFIDTPGHVDFSYEVSRSLAACEGALLVVDAAQGVEAQSVANCYTAVEQGLEVVPVLNKIDLPTADIERAKAEIEAVIGIDAEDAVAVSAKTGLNIDLVLEAIVHRIPPPKPRDTDKLQALIIDSWFDNYLGVVSLVRVMQGQIKPGSKILVMSTGRTHLVDKVGVFTPKRKELAALGAGEVGWINASIKDVHGAPVGDTLTLAADPAPHALPGFQEMQPRVFAGLFPVDAEDYPDLREALDKLRLNDAALRFEPESSEAMGFGFRCGFLGMLHMEIVQERLEREYNLDLISTAPTVVYEVLKTDGSIINMDNPAKLPQLNLVQEIREPIIRANVLTPEEYIGNIIKLCEEKRGTQISINYLGSQVQISYELPMAEVVLDFFDKLKSVSRGYASLDYHFVRFDAGPFVRVDVLINGDKVDALSLIVHRSHADRRGRELCEKMKELIPRQMFDVAIQAAVGSQIISRSTVKAMRKNVLAKCYGGDVSRKKKLLEKQKEGKKRMKQVGRVEIPQEAFLAVLQMDK, encoded by the coding sequence ATGCGGAATATCCGCAATTTCTCCATCATTGCCCACGTCGACCACGGGAAATCCACCCTGGCCGACCGGATCATCCAGCTGTGCGGCGGCCTGCAGGCGCGCGAGATGGAGGCCCAGGTGCTCGACTCCAACCCGATCGAACGCGAACGCGGCATCACGATCAAGGCGCAGTCGGTGTCTTTGCCGTACACGGCCAAGGACGGGCAGGTCTACCACCTGAACTTCATCGACACCCCCGGGCACGTCGACTTTTCCTACGAGGTCAGCCGCTCGCTGGCCGCGTGCGAAGGCGCACTGTTGGTGGTGGATGCGGCGCAGGGCGTTGAAGCGCAGTCGGTCGCCAACTGCTACACCGCGGTGGAGCAGGGCCTGGAAGTGGTGCCGGTGCTCAACAAGATCGACCTGCCGACCGCCGACATCGAGCGCGCCAAGGCCGAGATTGAAGCGGTGATCGGCATCGACGCCGAAGACGCGGTGGCGGTCAGTGCCAAGACCGGCTTGAACATCGATCTGGTGCTGGAGGCGATCGTGCATCGCATCCCGCCGCCCAAGCCGCGCGATACCGACAAGCTGCAGGCGCTGATCATCGATTCATGGTTCGACAACTACCTGGGCGTGGTCTCGCTGGTGCGCGTGATGCAGGGCCAGATCAAGCCGGGCAGCAAAATTCTGGTGATGTCCACCGGGCGCACGCACCTGGTCGACAAGGTCGGCGTGTTCACCCCCAAGCGCAAGGAACTGGCAGCGCTGGGCGCAGGCGAAGTGGGCTGGATCAACGCCTCGATCAAGGACGTGCATGGCGCGCCGGTCGGCGACACCTTGACCTTGGCTGCCGACCCTGCGCCGCATGCATTGCCGGGTTTCCAGGAAATGCAGCCGCGCGTGTTCGCCGGCCTGTTCCCGGTCGATGCCGAGGACTATCCGGATCTGCGTGAAGCCCTGGACAAGCTGCGTCTGAACGATGCCGCGCTGCGCTTCGAGCCAGAAAGCTCCGAGGCGATGGGCTTCGGGTTCCGTTGCGGCTTCCTGGGAATGCTGCACATGGAAATCGTGCAGGAGCGCCTGGAGCGCGAGTACAACCTGGACCTGATCAGCACCGCGCCGACCGTGGTGTATGAAGTGCTCAAGACCGACGGCTCCATCATCAACATGGACAACCCGGCCAAGCTGCCGCAGTTGAACCTGGTGCAGGAAATCCGCGAGCCGATCATTCGCGCCAACGTGCTGACGCCGGAAGAGTACATCGGCAACATCATCAAGCTGTGCGAAGAAAAACGCGGTACCCAGATCAGCATCAATTATCTGGGCAGCCAGGTGCAGATCAGTTACGAACTGCCGATGGCCGAAGTGGTGCTGGATTTCTTCGATAAGCTCAAATCGGTGAGCCGGGGCTATGCCTCGCTGGACTATCACTTCGTGCGTTTCGACGCAGGCCCGTTCGTGCGGGTGGACGTGCTGATCAATGGCGACAAGGTCGATGCGTTGTCGCTGATCGTGCACCGCAGCCATGCCGACCGGCGCGGCCGCGAGCTGTGCGAAAAGATGAAAGAACTGATCCCGCGGCAGATGTTCGACGTGGCAATTCAGGCCGCCGTCGGCTCGCAGATCATCTCGCGTTCCACGGTCAAGGCGATGCGCAAGAACGTGTTGGCCAAGTGCTATGGTGGCGACGTTTCGCGCAAGAAAAAGCTGCTGGAAAAGCAGAAAGAAGGCAAGAAGCGTATGAAGCAGGTCGGCCGCGTGGAGATTCCGCAGGAGGCCTTCCTGGCCGTGCTGCAGATGGATAAGTAG